In Bubalus bubalis isolate 160015118507 breed Murrah chromosome 3, NDDB_SH_1, whole genome shotgun sequence, a genomic segment contains:
- the AQP7 gene encoding aquaporin-7 isoform X2 produces MAERECSRVPGGVHQHVFGLGAVAHMVLGGKLGSYLAVNLGFGFGVTIGVHMAGNISGAHMNAALTFTSCALGRMSWKKFPVYVLGQFLGSFVAAATIYGLFYNAIIDFSGGKLMTTGPTATANIFATYLPDHMTLWRGFLDEVVVTGMLQLCLLAIADKGNNPTLLGTQAIVTGILVVIIGISLGMNSGYAINPSRDLPPRFFTFLAGWGSQVFRTKDWWWVPVVAPPLGAYCGAIIYLFFIGSNKRQEPQVLENPLTLEDHRISVLPKTTSHQPGVASLTPVSVYPEDRPSVLYHP; encoded by the exons GTGTTCGGTCTCGGCGCTGTGGCCCACATGGTTCTAGGAGGTAAACTGGGGAGCTACCTCGCTGTCAATTTGGGTTTTGGCTTCGGAGTCACCATAGGTGTGCACATGGCGGGGAACATCTCTG GGGCCCACATGAATGCGGCCTTGACCTTCACCAGCTGTGCACTAGGCCGCATGTCCTGGAAGAAGTTTCCCGTGTATGTTCTGGGTCAGTTCCTGGGCTCCTTCGTGGCGGCGGCCACCATCTACGGCCTCTTCTACA ACGCTATTATCGACTTCTCGGGGGGAAAGCTGATGACGACCGGCCCCACAGCCACTGCTAACATTTTTGCCACCTACCTTCCTGACCACATGACACTGTGGAGGGGCTTCCTGGATGAG GTGGTGGTGACTGGGAtgcttcagctgtgtctcttAGCCATCGCAGACAAGGGGAACAACCCAACGCTGTTGGGGACGCAGGCCATTGTGACTGGCATCCTTGTTGTCATCATCGGAATATCCCTGGGCATGAACTCAGGATATGCCATCAACCCATCCCGGGACCTGCCTCCCCGCTTCTTCACCTTCCTCGCTGGCTGGGGCTCACAAGTCTTCAG AACCAAGGACTGGTGGTGGGTGCCGGTGGTGGCACCACCCCTGGGTGCCTACTGTGGTGCCATCATCTACTTGTTCTTCATTGGCTCCAACAAACGACAGGAGCCCCAggtcctggagaatcccttgacgCTTGAAGACCACAGAATATCTGTGTTGCCCAAGACCACATCTCACCAGCCTGGGGTCGCTTCCCTCACCCCTGTTTCCGTGTACCCCGAAGATAGACCCTCAGTCTTGTACCACCCTTAA